The following are from one region of the Stanieria cyanosphaera PCC 7437 genome:
- the clpB gene encoding ATP-dependent chaperone ClpB, whose protein sequence is MQPTDSSKFTEQAWDAIVKSQEFAKLFQNQNLEVEHVILALVEQEGLAQTIFSKANIDVARLKQQLEVFTHRQPKTGATQLYLGRALDEMLDRAESCRASWQDKFISIEHLLMGFAEDNRIGKRTLRNFSLDPQDLEKVIKSIRGSQKVTQQNQEERYQALEKYGRDLTQQAKNGKLDPVIGRDEEIRRVIQVLSRRSKNNPVLIGEPGVGKTAIAEGLAQRIVNGDVPESLKNRQLISLDMGSLIAGAKYRGEFEDRLRSVLKEVTQSEGQIVLFIDEVHTVVGAGSREGSMDAGNLLKPMLARGELRCIGATTLDEYRKHIEKDPALERRFQQVYVKQPTVEDTVSILRGLKERYEVHHGVKITDSALVAAATLSHRYITDRFLPDKAIDLVDEAAAKLKMEITSKPVELEAIDRRLMQLQMEKLSLEGESQRPGILVVDRASKERLERIQEEIKELESKQTELSSQWQSEKQLLDEINALKEEEEQLRLQVEQAERAYDLNKAAQLKYGKLEILQRDLEAKETQLLEIQSEGAALLREQVSESDIAEIVANWTGIPVNRLLESEKQKLLQLEQHLAKRVIGQKEAVEAVAAAIRRARAGMKDPSRPIGSFLFMGSTGVGKTELARALAAFLFDSEDAMVRIDMSEYMEKHAVSRLVGAPPGYVGYEEGGQLSEAVRRRPYSVVLLDEVEKAHKDVFNILLQVLDDGRITDSQGRIVDFRNTIIVMTSNIGSESILSGMEEKTDYYTIEKQVTQALRKHFRPEFLNRIDDLIFFHTLGREQLRQIVRIQIKRIQNLLAEQKIRLELSTSAQDYIVDIGYDPAYGARPLKRAIQRELENPIATKILDNTFTEGDTIFVDCSDHHLTFADSEKLLPIVPEVLNSN, encoded by the coding sequence ATGCAGCCTACCGATTCTAGTAAATTTACCGAACAAGCTTGGGATGCGATCGTCAAATCACAAGAATTTGCCAAATTATTTCAAAATCAAAATTTAGAAGTAGAACACGTAATTTTAGCGCTAGTGGAACAAGAAGGATTAGCTCAAACTATTTTTAGTAAAGCTAATATTGATGTTGCTCGCCTCAAACAACAGCTAGAAGTATTTACCCATCGCCAACCTAAAACTGGTGCCACTCAACTGTATCTCGGTCGTGCTTTAGATGAAATGTTAGATCGTGCCGAGTCTTGTCGTGCGAGTTGGCAAGATAAGTTTATTTCTATCGAACACTTGTTGATGGGTTTTGCCGAAGATAATCGGATTGGTAAGCGTACGCTACGAAATTTCAGTTTAGACCCCCAAGACTTAGAAAAAGTGATTAAATCGATTCGGGGTAGTCAAAAAGTAACTCAACAAAATCAAGAAGAAAGATATCAGGCGTTAGAAAAATATGGTAGAGATTTAACTCAACAAGCTAAAAATGGCAAGCTAGACCCCGTTATCGGTAGAGATGAAGAGATTCGTCGAGTAATACAGGTGCTTTCGCGTCGTTCTAAGAATAATCCTGTTTTAATTGGTGAACCTGGAGTCGGAAAAACTGCGATCGCGGAAGGATTGGCACAACGAATTGTCAATGGAGATGTACCCGAATCGCTCAAAAACCGTCAGTTAATTTCTCTAGATATGGGTAGTTTAATTGCTGGGGCGAAATATCGTGGGGAATTTGAAGACAGATTGCGTTCGGTACTAAAAGAGGTAACTCAATCAGAAGGACAGATTGTTTTATTTATTGATGAAGTTCATACCGTAGTTGGTGCAGGTTCTCGTGAAGGTTCGATGGATGCAGGAAATCTGCTCAAACCAATGCTAGCTAGAGGCGAACTACGTTGTATTGGGGCGACTACTTTAGATGAGTATCGTAAACATATTGAAAAAGATCCTGCTTTAGAAAGGCGCTTTCAACAGGTTTATGTCAAACAACCAACGGTAGAAGATACTGTTTCTATTTTACGGGGATTAAAAGAACGTTATGAAGTTCATCATGGAGTTAAAATTACCGACTCTGCTTTAGTTGCAGCAGCTACTCTTTCCCATCGTTATATTACAGATAGATTTTTGCCTGATAAAGCGATCGATCTAGTAGACGAAGCAGCAGCAAAATTAAAGATGGAAATCACTTCTAAACCTGTAGAATTAGAAGCGATCGACCGTCGGTTGATGCAGCTACAGATGGAAAAACTTTCCTTAGAAGGAGAAAGTCAACGTCCTGGTATTCTAGTAGTTGATCGTGCTTCCAAAGAAAGATTAGAAAGGATTCAAGAAGAAATTAAGGAACTCGAAAGTAAACAAACCGAACTTTCTTCTCAATGGCAATCAGAAAAACAACTTTTGGATGAAATTAACGCTCTTAAAGAAGAAGAAGAACAACTACGTTTACAAGTAGAACAGGCAGAAAGGGCTTACGATCTCAATAAGGCTGCTCAATTGAAATACGGAAAACTGGAAATCTTGCAGCGAGATTTAGAAGCTAAAGAAACTCAACTGCTAGAAATTCAATCCGAAGGTGCAGCTTTACTGAGAGAACAAGTAAGCGAATCTGATATTGCGGAAATTGTCGCGAATTGGACAGGAATACCTGTTAATCGGCTGTTAGAGTCAGAAAAGCAAAAACTTTTACAACTAGAACAACATCTGGCAAAAAGAGTCATTGGACAAAAAGAAGCTGTCGAAGCTGTAGCAGCAGCAATTCGTCGTGCTAGGGCTGGAATGAAAGACCCCAGTAGACCGATTGGTTCATTTTTGTTTATGGGTTCAACAGGGGTAGGTAAAACTGAATTAGCTAGGGCGTTAGCTGCTTTCCTCTTTGATAGCGAAGATGCCATGGTGCGGATTGATATGTCCGAGTACATGGAAAAACACGCCGTTTCTCGTTTGGTAGGTGCGCCTCCTGGATATGTCGGTTATGAAGAAGGAGGACAATTATCAGAAGCGGTACGCCGTCGTCCTTATTCGGTAGTTTTATTAGATGAAGTAGAAAAGGCACACAAAGATGTTTTTAATATTTTGCTGCAAGTTCTTGATGATGGCAGAATTACTGACTCTCAAGGCAGAATAGTTGATTTCCGCAATACTATTATTGTCATGACTAGCAATATTGGTAGTGAATCTATTCTTAGTGGGATGGAAGAAAAAACTGACTACTATACGATTGAAAAACAAGTAACTCAGGCTTTAAGAAAACATTTTCGTCCAGAATTTCTCAACCGAATTGATGATTTAATCTTTTTCCATACGCTTGGGCGAGAACAATTACGTCAGATCGTTCGGATTCAAATTAAACGCATTCAAAATTTATTAGCTGAACAAAAAATTAGACTGGAATTATCAACTTCGGCTCAAGATTATATTGTCGATATTGGTTACGATCCTGCTTATGGTGCGCGTCCTTTAAAACGAGCAATTCAGCGAGAATTAGAAAATCCGATCGCAACTAAAATTTTAGACAATACCTTTACAGAAGGAGATACCATCTTTGTCGATTGTAGCGATCATCATCTTACTTTTGCCGACTCGGAAAAACTTTTACCAATAGTCCCAGAAGTACTTAATTCTAATTAA
- a CDS encoding SPOR domain-containing protein, whose translation MTTKLLFLNQFLNSELSLLLKLIRAFSLSGYFLLTLIPTTLVEVNSAIAETLPPPPLVQSPRSSIWENQDTQSKPIISNRNQNKREYTFSAPVSSSSEKAQGYRVEVFGDSDILLSQVRDIEPKAFRKGDIIQVGIFSDQKNAEDMVRKLALQGLWARIKIQ comes from the coding sequence ATGACAACTAAGCTCTTATTTCTCAATCAATTTCTGAATTCTGAATTATCTTTGTTGCTCAAACTCATTAGAGCTTTTTCGCTTAGTGGATATTTCCTACTAACTTTGATTCCTACTACATTAGTTGAAGTTAACTCTGCGATCGCAGAAACTTTACCACCTCCACCATTGGTTCAATCTCCTCGCAGTTCAATTTGGGAAAATCAAGACACTCAATCTAAACCTATCATTTCCAATCGTAATCAAAATAAACGAGAATATACTTTTAGCGCGCCAGTTTCTTCCTCTTCTGAAAAAGCACAAGGTTATCGAGTAGAGGTTTTTGGTGATAGTGATATTTTATTAAGTCAAGTTAGAGATATAGAACCAAAAGCTTTTCGCAAAGGAGATATTATTCAAGTTGGTATTTTTAGCGATCAGAAGAATGCGGAAGACATGGTGCGTAAACTAGCTTTACAGGGATTATGGGCGCGAATTAAAATTCAATAA
- the mnmA gene encoding tRNA 2-thiouridine(34) synthase MnmA, which produces MKKVVVGLSGGVDSSVAAATLQDQGYHVVGLTLWLMKGKGQCCSEGMVDAARICEQLGIEHQIVDIRDVFQENIIDYLVSGYEAGVTPLPCSQCNRTVKFAPMLQYAKEKLGIDQIATGHYARIRYDEHSDRFQLLRAVDPKKDQSYFLYDLTQDLLAGSLFPLGNQTKEETRRFANQLNLKTANKPESQDLCLIEAHGSMQKFLDKYINQHEGDIVDLEGKVLGKHQGIHHYTIGQRKGLGIAAAEPLYVVKIDPVMNRVIVGNRAAGGRSECTVSRMNWVSIAETTTPIRSEVQVRYRSQPVPVNVIPLDNFRVKLIFEQPIFGVTPGQAAVLYDGEILLGGGIIEPD; this is translated from the coding sequence ATGAAAAAGGTCGTTGTCGGCTTATCAGGTGGTGTTGATAGTTCTGTTGCTGCTGCCACCTTACAAGATCAAGGTTATCACGTAGTTGGTCTTACTCTCTGGTTAATGAAGGGTAAGGGTCAATGCTGTTCGGAAGGAATGGTTGATGCAGCGCGAATTTGTGAGCAATTGGGAATAGAACATCAAATTGTTGATATAAGAGACGTATTTCAAGAGAATATTATCGATTACTTAGTTTCAGGTTATGAAGCGGGTGTAACTCCTTTGCCTTGTTCGCAGTGTAACCGCACGGTGAAATTTGCACCGATGCTGCAATATGCCAAGGAAAAGTTAGGTATTGATCAAATTGCTACTGGTCATTATGCCCGAATTCGGTATGATGAGCATAGCGATCGCTTTCAGTTATTACGGGCTGTTGATCCCAAAAAAGACCAATCTTATTTTTTATATGATCTGACTCAAGATTTGTTGGCAGGGTCATTATTTCCTCTTGGTAATCAAACAAAAGAAGAAACCAGAAGATTTGCTAACCAATTGAACTTAAAAACGGCTAATAAGCCTGAAAGTCAGGATTTATGTTTGATCGAAGCCCACGGTTCGATGCAAAAGTTTTTGGATAAATATATTAATCAGCACGAAGGCGATATTGTTGACTTAGAAGGTAAAGTCTTAGGGAAACACCAAGGCATTCATCACTATACCATTGGACAAAGAAAAGGTTTAGGTATTGCTGCTGCCGAACCTTTGTATGTGGTAAAAATCGATCCTGTGATGAATCGAGTCATTGTTGGTAATCGTGCTGCGGGTGGTCGTAGTGAATGTACTGTGAGTAGAATGAATTGGGTTTCTATTGCCGAAACGACTACACCTATTCGTAGTGAAGTACAAGTTCGCTATCGTTCTCAACCTGTTCCTGTTAATGTAATTCCTTTAGATAATTTTCGCGTCAAATTAATATTTGAGCAACCAATTTTTGGTGTTACTCCTGGTCAAGCTGCGGTTTTATATGATGGAGAAATACTGTTAGGTGGTGGTATTATCGAACCAGATTGA
- a CDS encoding ArnT family glycosyltransferase: MNLTMKRKGTKNIVRWWQYFEQYPQLYWLISAIWLIFISWFAFLWHLGDVGLVDETEPLFAEAARQMDVTGNWITPYFNRETRFDKPPLVYWLMAIGYQLIGVNEWAVRLPSALTAIALVISVFFTLKYFGFSNILNNQSNQAKIKRQLWFSAWIASALTAFNVQTIIWARTGVSDMLLSGCMGTALLCFFWGYVTSEQKPQAFNYWYFAFYILISLAVLTKGPVGIVLPGLIILSFLVYVGNVWSVVKSMNLLEGGLIFLCITLPWYILVYLENGQIYLDSFFGYHNFQRFTDVVNGHDAPWYFYFLIVLGLFAPWSVYLPLSIFRIRFWQRNFWQQQPRNNQLGLFAFVWFVCIFAFFTISVTKLPSYVLPLIPAASILVALTWSNILTNKLPAQKKSGLLITIISNLILVTVMAIAFLTAPQFIGNDPAILNFKESLLSSGLNWRGGIIWGIAAVFIAICLSYRKWWYAIFSINLITFICLIIFVLIPASFFIDQNRQLPLREIAQTIIQEQQPQEELIMVGFKKPSLVFYTQRPVNFIKHPKKANNYLNQQQNEQNNSNSSLLVLRTKEMKEMNLQPQNYRQLNRQGVYRLIRIIQ; this comes from the coding sequence ATGAATTTAACAATGAAGCGGAAAGGAACTAAAAATATTGTTCGATGGTGGCAATATTTTGAACAGTATCCTCAATTATACTGGCTAATCTCTGCGATTTGGTTAATATTTATTAGTTGGTTCGCTTTTTTATGGCATTTAGGAGATGTAGGCTTAGTTGATGAAACTGAACCTTTATTTGCTGAAGCAGCCCGTCAAATGGACGTAACAGGAAATTGGATTACACCTTATTTTAATAGAGAAACTCGTTTTGATAAACCGCCTCTAGTTTATTGGTTAATGGCGATTGGTTATCAACTAATTGGAGTTAATGAATGGGCGGTACGTCTGCCTTCTGCTTTAACTGCGATCGCTTTAGTGATATCAGTTTTTTTTACTTTAAAATATTTTGGTTTTAGTAATATTTTAAATAATCAAAGTAACCAAGCAAAAATTAAGCGTCAACTCTGGTTTTCTGCTTGGATTGCTTCAGCTTTAACTGCTTTTAATGTTCAAACAATTATTTGGGCGCGTACAGGAGTTTCTGATATGTTGCTTAGTGGTTGTATGGGAACTGCTTTATTATGTTTTTTTTGGGGTTATGTAACTTCAGAACAAAAACCTCAAGCTTTTAATTATTGGTATTTTGCTTTTTATATTTTAATATCTTTAGCTGTTTTAACTAAAGGGCCAGTTGGGATAGTTTTACCTGGATTAATTATTTTAAGTTTTTTAGTTTATGTTGGTAATGTTTGGTCGGTTGTTAAAAGTATGAATTTACTGGAAGGAGGATTAATTTTTTTGTGTATTACTCTTCCTTGGTATATTTTAGTATATTTAGAAAATGGTCAAATCTATCTTGATTCTTTCTTTGGTTATCATAACTTTCAACGTTTTACTGATGTAGTCAATGGTCATGATGCGCCTTGGTATTTTTATTTTTTGATTGTATTAGGTTTGTTTGCTCCTTGGTCGGTTTATTTGCCTTTATCAATATTCAGAATTCGTTTTTGGCAACGCAACTTTTGGCAGCAACAACCTCGAAATAATCAGCTTGGTTTATTTGCTTTTGTATGGTTTGTTTGTATTTTTGCATTTTTTACAATCTCTGTAACTAAATTACCTAGTTATGTTTTACCTTTAATTCCTGCTGCTAGTATTTTAGTGGCTTTAACTTGGAGTAATATTTTAACTAACAAACTTCCTGCTCAAAAAAAATCAGGTTTATTAATTACTATTATTAGTAATTTAATTTTAGTTACAGTTATGGCGATCGCTTTTTTAACTGCTCCTCAATTTATTGGTAACGACCCAGCTATTTTAAATTTTAAAGAGTCATTATTAAGTTCTGGATTAAATTGGCGTGGTGGAATTATTTGGGGAATTGCAGCAGTTTTTATTGCTATTTGTTTGAGTTATCGAAAATGGTGGTATGCAATTTTTAGTATTAATTTAATTACTTTTATTTGTTTAATTATTTTTGTTTTGATTCCCGCTTCTTTTTTTATCGATCAAAATCGTCAATTACCTTTAAGAGAAATCGCTCAAACTATTATTCAAGAGCAACAACCTCAAGAAGAATTAATTATGGTGGGCTTTAAAAAACCTTCGTTGGTGTTTTATACGCAACGTCCTGTTAACTTTATCAAACATCCCAAAAAGGCTAATAATTATTTAAATCAACAACAAAATGAGCAAAACAATTCCAATTCAAGTTTATTAGTTTTACGTACCAAAGAAATGAAAGAAATGAATTTACAACCTCAAAACTATCGACAATTGAACCGCCAAGGAGTTTATCGCTTAATTCGGATTATTCAATAA
- a CDS encoding PAS domain S-box protein, which yields MSQTQRTVLMIDDSQEDCELIKRYLQQQEDYLYNFIQTETGEEGLKLYGRYQPDVLLLDYQLADLTGLEFLKQLQTQTRQLCLPVIIVTALGNEAIAVQCLKAGAQDYLVKEQISAQKLLLAIDSTIERVKLQLHLNQRIQSERVMAHITQQIYQSLDLDQVLQTTVDQVRQFLKTDRVVIFRFESDHNGRVLTESLDSKYQSLLNAEIEDIGLVEAEIKLYHQGQISSLSNLENKAIDSQIQVQAELVVPILHEKQLWGLLIAHSCQKSRWWQPLEIELLQQLTTQVAIAIRQAELYQQTQAELQQRREAETIQKESETRFRIMANNAPVMIWMSGVDKLCNFFNQPWLDFTGRTLKQELGNGWTQGIHPEDLERCWNTYSSSFDLRREFKMEYRLRRADGKYLWVLDHGVPRFCEEVNFAGYIGSCIEINDRKRVEEERQETAEALRTSEEFKQRILESSSDCIKLLDLNGRLLYMNAGGICLMEIEDFTCFLNAEWVNFWQGESQAAARKAIATAKAGKIGKFQGLCSTAKGTSKWWDVVVTPIHDATGQVIQLLSVSRDITDRKQTEEALRQSEVQFRTLADNMSQFAWMTDQNGWIFWYNRRWFEYTGTTLESMQGWGWQKVHHPEHLDRVVRYFSHCIKTGQLWEDTFPLRGKDGIYRWFLSRATPIRDEQGQIICWFGTNTDIDDQKQIEEALRQSEERYRCLAELIPQLIWTTDTEGVVLDVNQRWTEYTGLTLAQAQSQGWENLVYPEDLPSLTQHWAAALQAGTYYQAEGRMRRADGSYRWHLHQAVPQKNEQGQIIKWFGTATDIELQKQLERERDRLLQLEQSARAAAEQANRVKDEFLAILSHELRSPLNPILGWTQLMQSNKFDSTRISEGLAIIERNAKLQTQLIDDLLDVAKILRGKLNLNLAPVNLEVAIRQAIETVNAAAVAKSIVIEPLIAKTRLISGDYARIQQIIWNLLSNAIKFTPNGGKVEIRLQQVGNQAQIIVIDTGKGIKPDFLPYIFESFRQEDLSISRKHGGLGLGLSIVRYLVEAHGGKVSADSLGENQGATFTVELPLIEIEPATNQTERLLEHKIDLTGIRILTIDDHPDARLIQTLLLNQYGAEVMSVASVAEFWQALSSFQPHILISDIGMPEVDGYTLLRQLRSLPAEQGGQIPAIALTAYAGETERQKAIAVGFQQHLAKPINSHQLVQAVVKLVSKPTKEKH from the coding sequence ATGAGCCAGACACAGCGCACAGTTTTAATGATTGATGATAGCCAAGAAGACTGTGAGCTTATCAAGCGTTATTTACAACAGCAAGAAGATTATCTTTACAATTTTATTCAAACTGAAACAGGAGAAGAAGGATTAAAACTTTATGGTCGTTATCAACCAGATGTCTTGTTGCTTGACTATCAACTAGCTGACTTAACAGGATTAGAATTTCTCAAACAACTACAAACTCAGACTCGGCAGTTATGTTTGCCAGTAATTATTGTCACGGCTTTGGGAAATGAAGCGATCGCAGTACAATGTCTTAAAGCAGGCGCACAAGACTATTTAGTAAAAGAACAAATTTCTGCCCAGAAGCTTTTACTCGCAATTGATAGCACCATTGAACGAGTAAAACTACAACTACATTTAAACCAGCGCATACAGAGTGAGCGAGTTATGGCTCACATTACTCAACAAATATATCAATCATTGGACTTAGATCAGGTTCTTCAGACTACAGTCGATCAAGTAAGGCAGTTTCTTAAAACTGATCGCGTGGTGATCTTTCGGTTTGAATCAGATCATAATGGTAGAGTTTTGACAGAATCTTTAGATTCTAAATATCAATCGCTTCTGAATGCTGAAATTGAAGATATTGGGTTAGTTGAGGCAGAAATCAAGTTATATCACCAAGGACAAATTAGTTCTCTGTCCAATCTTGAAAATAAGGCAATTGATTCTCAAATTCAGGTACAAGCAGAACTAGTAGTACCGATTTTACACGAAAAGCAGTTGTGGGGATTATTGATTGCTCATTCTTGTCAAAAATCTCGTTGGTGGCAACCGTTAGAAATTGAATTACTGCAACAATTAACCACTCAAGTTGCGATCGCTATTCGCCAAGCAGAATTATATCAACAAACACAAGCTGAACTTCAACAACGCAGAGAAGCAGAGACAATTCAAAAAGAAAGTGAAACTCGATTTCGCATCATGGCAAACAATGCCCCCGTGATGATTTGGATGTCAGGAGTTGATAAACTATGTAACTTTTTTAACCAACCTTGGTTAGATTTTACTGGTAGAACCTTGAAACAAGAATTAGGCAATGGTTGGACTCAAGGAATTCATCCCGAAGATCTTGAACGTTGCTGGAATACTTATTCATCTTCTTTCGATCTTCGTCGAGAGTTTAAGATGGAATATCGTCTCAGAAGGGCTGATGGAAAATATCTTTGGGTTTTAGATCATGGTGTGCCACGTTTTTGTGAGGAGGTCAATTTTGCTGGCTACATTGGTTCTTGTATCGAAATTAATGACCGCAAGCGTGTAGAAGAAGAACGTCAAGAAACAGCAGAAGCTTTACGAACCAGCGAAGAATTTAAACAGCGTATCTTAGAAAGTAGTAGCGATTGCATCAAATTACTAGATCTTAATGGTCGTCTCCTCTATATGAATGCAGGAGGAATATGTTTGATGGAAATTGAAGATTTCACCTGTTTTCTCAACGCCGAGTGGGTTAATTTTTGGCAAGGTGAAAGCCAAGCAGCAGCCCGCAAAGCGATCGCTACAGCTAAAGCAGGTAAGATAGGAAAATTTCAAGGTTTGTGTTCTACTGCCAAAGGTACATCTAAATGGTGGGATGTTGTGGTTACTCCGATCCACGATGCTACTGGGCAAGTAATTCAACTTTTATCGGTATCACGAGATATTACCGACCGCAAACAAACTGAAGAAGCATTACGACAAAGCGAAGTACAATTTCGCACTCTGGCAGACAATATGTCTCAGTTTGCCTGGATGACAGATCAAAACGGCTGGATTTTTTGGTACAACCGTCGTTGGTTTGAGTATACTGGTACTACTTTGGAGTCAATGCAGGGTTGGGGATGGCAAAAAGTTCATCACCCAGAACATCTGGATCGTGTAGTCAGATATTTTAGCCACTGCATTAAAACAGGTCAATTATGGGAAGATACCTTTCCCCTAAGAGGAAAAGATGGCATTTATCGTTGGTTTCTCTCTCGTGCTACACCCATTCGCGATGAGCAAGGACAAATTATTTGTTGGTTTGGTACAAATACTGATATCGACGACCAAAAACAAATAGAAGAAGCATTACGACAAAGTGAAGAAAGATATCGCTGTTTGGCAGAATTGATTCCTCAATTGATCTGGACAACAGATACAGAAGGAGTTGTCCTCGATGTTAATCAACGCTGGACAGAATATACCGGTTTAACTCTAGCCCAAGCACAAAGCCAAGGCTGGGAAAACCTCGTTTATCCTGAAGATTTACCTTCTCTGACTCAGCATTGGGCAGCAGCTTTACAAGCTGGAACTTACTACCAAGCGGAAGGTAGAATGCGAAGAGCAGATGGTTCTTATCGTTGGCATTTGCATCAAGCTGTACCACAGAAAAATGAACAGGGACAGATTATCAAATGGTTTGGCACAGCTACAGATATTGAACTTCAAAAACAACTCGAAAGAGAACGCGATCGCTTGCTACAACTAGAACAATCGGCACGGGCAGCAGCCGAACAAGCCAACCGCGTTAAAGATGAATTTCTGGCAATTCTTTCCCACGAGTTGCGATCGCCTTTGAACCCGATTCTCGGTTGGACACAACTGATGCAATCAAATAAATTCGATTCGACTCGCATCAGTGAAGGTTTAGCAATTATTGAACGCAATGCCAAATTACAAACTCAACTAATTGACGATTTACTCGATGTTGCTAAAATTCTTCGGGGTAAATTAAATCTCAATCTTGCTCCTGTCAATTTAGAAGTAGCGATCCGTCAGGCAATTGAAACTGTAAACGCAGCAGCAGTTGCTAAATCAATTGTTATTGAGCCGTTAATAGCAAAAACTCGGTTAATTTCTGGTGATTATGCTCGTATTCAGCAAATAATTTGGAATTTACTTTCTAATGCAATTAAATTTACTCCCAACGGGGGAAAAGTAGAAATCCGCTTACAACAAGTAGGAAATCAAGCTCAAATTATCGTGATCGATACTGGAAAAGGAATTAAACCCGACTTTTTACCATATATTTTTGAGTCTTTTCGTCAAGAAGATCTTTCCATCTCCCGCAAACACGGTGGTTTAGGGTTGGGGCTTTCTATCGTTCGGTATTTAGTCGAAGCTCACGGAGGAAAAGTTTCAGCCGATAGTTTAGGCGAAAATCAAGGAGCTACTTTTACAGTTGAATTACCACTGATCGAGATTGAGCCAGCTACAAATCAAACAGAAAGGTTACTTGAACACAAAATCGATCTAACTGGCATTCGCATCCTAACTATTGACGATCATCCCGATGCCCGTTTGATTCAGACTTTATTACTCAATCAATACGGTGCAGAAGTAATGAGTGTCGCTTCTGTGGCTGAATTTTGGCAGGCTTTATCATCATTTCAACCTCATATTTTGATCAGTGATATTGGTATGCCAGAGGTGGATGGTTACACTTTACTTCGGCAGTTGCGTTCTTTACCCGCCGAACAAGGCGGTCAAATTCCTGCGATCGCTTTAACAGCCTATGCAGGAGAAACAGAACGACAAAAAGCGATCGCAGTTGGGTTTCAGCAACATTTAGCCAAGCCGATCAATTCCCATCAGTTAGTTCAAGCTGTAGTCAAACTTGTTTCTAAACCAACGAAAGAAAAACATTAG